The DNA region GACGAAGTCGTCGGCTCGGTACGCGGCTTCACCGACAAGGACGGCACCGGCCGGATCGGCAAGCTCTGCGTCCACCCCCGGCTCCGCGGCCACGGCCTCGGTACCCGCCTGCTGCGCGCCGCGGAGTCCGGCCTGACGGACGGGCGTTCCGCCACCCGCTTCCGGCTGCACACGGGGGAGCGCAGCGAAGGCAATCTGCGTCTCTACCGCAAGGCCGGATACGCCCGGGTGGGCAACGCCACCGGTGAGGACGGCGTCCGGCTCGTCCTGCTCGAGAAGAACGCCGCCGCACCGGCGTACGTCGCCAGTGCCTGAGGGTCTGCCGGGTGGTCCGCGGTCGTGCGGCGGGCACCCGGCAGGCGCCTGACGGCCCGGTGCCCCTGCGGGCGGCGGGCGGACCGGGGAATCACGCGCTCCGCGCGCGGCGCAGCCAGAGCATCCCGGTGACCGGCAGGATCACCGGGATGAACAGGTACCCCATGCCGAAGTCCGACCACACCGTGGCGTCCGGGAACGCGGACGGCTTCGCCAGCGTCCAGGTGCCGACGACCAGCACGCCCGCGAGCTCGGCGGCGCAGCACACGAGCGCCGCCCTGCGCGCCTTCTCGCCGCCCCGCACCAGCGAGTACGTGATGAAGCCGTACACGAGGGCGGCGACGGCCGAGAGCACGTACGCCA from Streptomyces sp. B1I3 includes:
- a CDS encoding GNAT family N-acetyltransferase: MGMSVTISAATAQDAEQIFRLQYLCFQSEAELYGNYRIDPLVQSLDSVRDEVATDLVFVARLGDEVVGSVRGFTDKDGTGRIGKLCVHPRLRGHGLGTRLLRAAESGLTDGRSATRFRLHTGERSEGNLRLYRKAGYARVGNATGEDGVRLVLLEKNAAAPAYVASA